A window from Mya arenaria isolate MELC-2E11 chromosome 9, ASM2691426v1 encodes these proteins:
- the LOC128202767 gene encoding endoglucanase E-4-like, with protein sequence MLWLMLCTLVAWQGSCYGGTQVTMNLLQHWDTNWEGQFSVPLTSNVLGWELKIHFSTPVSGIQEWDGTWVQQGGDSGLDYILLNKVDKGYHAAGSTLTIRMMGKFSGSTPPSATAEFIDLTSDTQTVPPIVIPNNQEQTKYNYEEVLVKSVLFYEAQRSGKLPSNNRIPWRGDSALNDTGSNGEDLTGGYYDAGDHVKFNFPMAYTTTMLAWGYLEWKDAYTLSGQHQQVLDAIKWPLDYFLKCHVAPHELYVQVGDGGPDHGFWGRPEDMTMARPAFKITETKPGSDVAGETAAAMAAGYLVFKHINATYANTLLTHSRQLYDFAKNFLGKYSDSVNQAAAYYRSDSYQDELAWAAMWLYQATGEAKYLTNAEQDRVTGAAWGDSWDDKTTYTDILLYKFTHKDEYKTDIEATFTDWMPGGTLPYTPGGMAYRLQWGALRYTVNMATAALMAADTGLHPQQYRCWALSQINYALGDNPTNRSYVVGFGNNAPKRPHHRSSSCPSMPAPCGWDEQKNPGPNPHVLYGALVGGPGADDSYKDDRMDYVKNEVACDYNAAWQSGIAGLIHLAVQHQFPNSCN encoded by the exons ATG TTGTGGTTGATGCTTTGCACGTTGGTTGCCTGGCAAGGGAGTTGTTATGGAGGAACGCAGGTGACGATGAACCTTCTACAACATTGGGATACAAACTGGGAGGGGCAGTTTTCCGTTCCCCTGACGTCGAATGTGCTGGGATGggaattgaaaatacatttcagtACCCCTGTATCAGGCATACAG GAATGGGACGGCACATGGGTCCAGCAAGGCGGAGACAGTGGTCTAGACTACATCCTCCTCAACAAG GTTGATAAGGGTTACCATGCCGCCGGAAGCACCTTGACGATTAGGATGATGGGAAAATTCAGCGGAAGTACCCCACCGTCCGCTACAGCTGAGTTTATCGACCTCACCTCAGACACGCAGACGGTCCCGCCGATTGTTATTCCTAACA ATCAAGAACAGACCAAATACAACTACGAAGAAGTTCTTGTGAAGTCGGTACTATTTTATGAGGCGCAGCGTTCAGGTAAACTGCCGTCTAATAACCGCATACCCTGGCGCGGCGATTCAGCCCTAAACGATACCGGGAGTAATGGCGAAGATTTGACCGGAGGATACTATGACG CTGGTGACCATGTAAAGTTCAACTTCCCCATGGCTTATACAACAACAATGCTGGCTTGGGGTTATCTTGAGTGGAAGGACGCGTACACGTTGTCTGGGCAACATCAGCAGGTGCTTGATGCGATAAAATGGCCGCTGGACTACTTTCTGAAGTGTCACGTGGCGCCGCATGAGCTGTATGTACAG GTCGGAGACGGGGGCCCAGATCACGGATTCTGGGGCCGTCCTGAAGATATGACTATGGCTCGACCAGCCTTCAAAATCACCGAAACTAAACCCGGAAGTGATGTAGCGGGCGAAACGGCGGCGGCTATGGCAGCCGGATACCTTGTCTTTAAACACATAA ATGCGACTTATGCAAATACCTTGTTGACACATTCCCGACAACTGTACGACTTTGCCAAGAACTTTCTGGGAAAATATAGCGACAGTGTCAACCAGGCTGCTGCCTATTACAG ATCCGATAGTTACCAAGATGAGCTGGCCTGGGCAGCCATGTGGCTGTATCAAGCGACAGGTGAGGCAAAATACTTGACGAACGCTGAGCAGGACAGAGTTACCGGTGCTGCATGGGGAGACTCCTGGGACGAtaaaacaacatacactgat ATATTGCTGTACAAGTTCACCCACAAGGACGAATACAAGACCGATATTGAGGCGACGTTCACTGACTGGATGCCAGGCGGTACTCTCCCTTATACACCCGGTGGAATGGCTTATAGGCTACAATGGGGAGCTCTCAGATATACTG ttaaCATGGCGACCGCCGCACTAATGGCAGCGGATACGGGTCTCCATCCTCAACAGTACCGATGTTGGGCCCTCAGCCAGATAAACTACGCCTTAGGGGATAATCCAACAAACCGCAGCTATGTCGTAGGCTTCGGTAACAACGCGCCTAAACGTCCACATCATAGATCAAG CTCTTGCCCAAGCATGCCAGCCCCTTGTGGATGGGACGAGCAAAAGAACCCAGGCCCAAATCCCCACGTTTTGTACGGCGCACTTGTTGGTGGACCAGGGGCAGACGACAGCTACAAAGATGACAGGATGGACTACGTGAAGAATGAGGTGGCCTGTGATTACAATGCTGCTTGGCAGTCTGGCATTGCCG GATTGATACACTTAGCCGTTCAGCACCAGTTCCCAAATAGCTGCAATTAG
- the LOC128202759 gene encoding cytochrome P450 4F2-like, producing the protein MFGDMEVLSFVSGLGRTPVSTLIWTLLVLIVTFVLYKAVQITLHVRRLKRVFKDVPGPKDIHWFHGSLHLFPKAPAERIRFMLSLGAMFKRYFCLWIGPARVTLVVNHPDTIKAVMKTSEPKPTGFSGMYRFGIPWLGEGLLISDGERWARNRRLLTPAFHFDILKPYVNVYNEAAEKLMNNLEVFAQQKKQFEVFSHVSRCTLDIILRCAFSYETDCQAPGKSHPYLKAVSELSDIWWQREKKLLLYPDFIFYMTSMGRKFKKHCDYVHTVAEEVIQKRKAALANSNTAVDRKYMDFLDILLTARDEHGNGMSVRDIRNEVDTFMFEGHDTTASAISWTLYALAKHQEYQNRAQAEIDAILDGRDTDIITWKDFQSLEFLSMCLKESLRNYSPVPFIQREFTRDFELDGRKFPAGTPVALHIYGVHHNRDIWDHPMVYNPERFSRENVAKMNSYQFVPFSAGPRNCIGQHFALNEEKVVIARLLRRYNFYLDPSQVVQKKVAAVLKTETGIMMFCERRQH; encoded by the exons ATGTTTGGAGATATGGAAGTGTTATCTTTTGTTTCTGGTCTAGGAAGGACGCCTGTGTCAACTCTAATATGGACTTTACTTGTACTGATTGTCACATTTGTGCTATATAAG GCAGTACAAATTACGTTACACGTTCGTCGTCTAAAACGCGTGTTTAAGGATGTACCTGGACCGAAGGATATACATTGGTTCCATGGCAGCCTCCATCTG TTTCCAAAGGCACCAGCAGAGCGTATCCGGTTCATGCTAAGTTTGGGTGCTATGTTTAAACGGTACTTCTGCCTGTGGATAGGGCCTGCTAGGGTAACTTTGGTGGTCAACCATCCAGACACCATAAAGGCTGTCATGAAAACCTCTG AGCCGAAGCCCACAGGATTCAGCGGCATGTATCGTTTTGGCATCCCTTGGTTGGGTGAAGGGCTTCTTATCTCCGACGGTGAACGATGGGCCAGAAATCGACGGCTTTTAACACCAGCCTTTCATTTTGACATTCTTAAACCGTACGTGAATGTGTACAACGAAGCGGCAGAAAAACTGATG AACAACCTTGAGGTATTTGCTCAACAGAAGAAACAATTTGAAGTTTTTTCCCACGTGAGCCGTTGCACTCTTGACATCATCCTGCGATGCGCCTTCTCGTACGAAACCGATTGCCAGGCTCCTGG CAAGTCCCACCCTTACCTTAAAGCAGTGAGTGAGCTTTCTGATATCTGGTGGCAAAGAGAAAA aaagCTGCTCCTGTATCCTGACTTTATCTTTTACATGACATCCATGGGTCGGAAGTTTAAAAAACACTGTGATTATGTACACACAGTCGCCGAAGAAGTCATACAAAAGCGAAAAGCCGCATTG GCCAACTCCAATACTGCTGTTGATAGAAAGTACATGGACTTCTTAGATATTCTTTTGACGGCTCGTGACGAACATGGCAATGGAATGTCAGTGCGAGACATTCGGAACGAGGTGGACACATTCATGTTTGAAG GGCACGATACCACAGCCAGTGCAATATCCTGGACACTTTATGCCTTGGCAAAACATCAAGAGTATCAGAATCGTGCACAAGCTGAAATTGACGCCATCTTGGATGGGCGTGACACTGACATTATTACAtg GAAAGATTTCCAAAGCCTTGAATTCCTTTCGATGTGCTTGAAAGAAAGCCTTCGAAACTACAGTCCAGTTCCTTTCATTCAAAGAGAATTTACACGTGACTTCGAACTAGATGGGAGAAAATTTCCAGCGGGGACCCCTGTTGCTTTGCACATATATGGCGTCCATCATAATAGGGACATTTGGGATCATCCAATGGTTTATAATCCAGAGAGGTTCTCGAGGGAAAATGTGGCAAAAATGAATTCGTACCAATTTGTACCCTTTTCAGCAGGTCCAAG AAATTGCATCGGACAGCattttgcattgaatgaagAAAAGGTTGTAATTGCTCGACTGCTACGAAG GTACAATTTCTACCTGGACCCTAGCCAAGTGGTACAAAAGAAGGTGGCGGCAGTTTTAAAGACGGAAACTGGCATCATGATGTTCTGTGAACGCAGACaacattaa